One genomic region from Quercus robur chromosome 4, dhQueRobu3.1, whole genome shotgun sequence encodes:
- the LOC126723486 gene encoding putative disease resistance protein RGA4 isoform X1, whose product MAEGALFDLAKKVLEVVGSLALQEIKLAHGVKAELENLKSTVSTIKDVLLDAEKKAGDSVAVKCWLEKLKDVLHDADDVLDDFSTEALQHKMMAGNKMTKEVRIFFSSSNQLAFSLKMGHRIKATRKRLDVIKNEMMKFSFIKGSIEPQVKNRDRETYSFVLQEEVIGREDDKQEIIKFLLHTNVEDNVSIIPIVGIGGLGKTTLAQLIYNDENVKTHFEPKLWICVSDNFDVKQIVKQILESLKLKEESHEENLDNLQNHLREKLNGKKYFLVLDDVWNEDRDKWLLLKNLLVGGASGSRILITTRSENVAKITATNSWYSLKGLPREKAWSLFVKMAFEHGQEPTKKFSEIGNKIVEKCDGLPLAIRTIGSLLYLKTSEIEWQSFLDNELLKIGQQENKISSTLKLSYDHLPPHLKQCFAYCRLFPKDDRIDVYTLINLWAAQGFIVLVGPKQRFEDVGKKYFTELLWRSFFQDVENDKWGNIKSCKMHDLMHDLASLVSGTESAVLNSSGENDIEKVRHVSFNFMDSPMQFSTPMPDGRKIHTVLVFHLWWNLNNLNCDALISNCKYLRALDLSNLRLLVVPRSIGKLKHLRYLNLSGNGIEILPDSITKMLNLQTLILRGCELLRELPKGIKKLVNLRFLDVTGCSRKLTNMPLEIEHLTCLETILPAVVVRKEGSGASCSGLYKKKGAKSNGGPSQLKELHNLGGKLIIENLGYGKDDVSEYKDANLKEKHHLQHLELHAYQKKHLELHWGWSDGECECDEILEELQPHPNLKALELVNYMGVRIPSWVSSLTNLLHFVLYENRRLQHLPPLNQLPFLKVVSLYEMEALEYISDEDSVSNVLGASSSSSSSKTPFFPSLSSLTLYDCPKLKGWWRNSDDDDNEPHHLLLPSFPPSLSELYISECPNLTSMPPFPYLKESLSLWSCSWKVMEQTMKMKMKMGAATTSTYFPLSQLQQLHLRQMNDFESLPEEWLRNLVSLRELSIQWCDGLVSLPWIGILTSLQTLEIWGCHNLTSLPQEIRNLTSLKELRISHCPLLGQRCKRQIGEDWPFIAHVPTVLVDWQNQQEETISSESGSDSVC is encoded by the exons atggCTGAAGGAGCTCTCTTCGACCTTGCCAAGAAAGTCCTTGAAGTGGTGGGTTCCTTAGCTCTCCAAGAGATCAAGTTGGCCCATGGTGTCAAAGCTGAGCTTGAAAATTTAAAGAGCACAGTTTCCACAATCAAAGATGTACTTCTTGATGCTGAAAAGAAGGCTGGTGATAGTGTTGCGGTCAAATGTTGGCTCGAAAAGCTTAAAGATGTCCTCCATGATGCAGATGACGTGCTGGATGATTTCTCCACTGAAGCTTTGCAACACAAAATGATGGCTGGAAATAAGATGACTAAGGAGGTAcgcattttcttttcaagttcaaacCAGCTTGCTTTTAGTCTTAAGATGGGTCATAGAATAAAGGCAACTAGGAAGAGACTAGATGtcattaaaaatgaaatgatgAAGTTCTCCTTTATAAAAGGCTCCATCGAGCCACAAGTCAAGAATAGGGATAGGGAAACTTATTCTTTTGTACTTCAAGAAGAAGTAATTGGGAGAGAGGATGATAaacaagaaattataaaatttcttttgcataCCAATGTTGAAGATAATGTTTCAATTATTCCAATAGTTGGAATTGGAGGCCTAGGGAAAACTACACTAGCTCAACTCATTTACAATGATGAAAATGTCAAAACACATTTTGAGCCGAAGTTGTGGATTTGTGTATCTGATAACTTTGATGTAAAACAAATTGTTAAACAAATTTTAGaatctttaaaattaaaagaagagaGCCATGAAGAAAACCTTGACAATTTACAAAACCACCTTCGAGAAAAacttaatggaaaaaaatactTCCTTGTCCTGGACGATGTCTGGAATGAGGACAGAGATAAATGGCTCCTCTTGAAAAATTTATTAGTAGGTGGTGCAAGCGGAAGTAGGATACTGATAACCACACGTTCCGAAAATGTAGCAAAGATAACTGCCACAAATTCGTGGTATTCTCTAAAAGGTCTACCTAGAGAAAAGGCTTGGAGTTTGTTTGTAAAAATGGCATTTGAACACGGTCAagaaccaacaaaaaaattctCAGAAATAGGAAATAAGATTGTTGAAAAGTGTGATGGATTACCTCTCGCTATAAGAACAATAGGAAGCCTATTGTATCTCAAAACTTCTGAGATTGAGTGGCAATCATTCTTAGATAATGAACTCTTAAAAATAGGTCAACAAGAAAATAAGATCTCATCAACTCTTAAGTTGAGTTATGATCATCTTCCACCACACTTGAAGCAATGTTTTGCTTATTGTCGATTGTTTCCAAAAGATGATAGGATTGACGTATACACACTTATTAATCTTTGGGCAGCACAAGGATTTATTGTTTTAGTAGGTCCAAAGCAGCGTTTTGAGGATGttggtaaaaaatattttacggaATTACTTTGGAGGTCATTTTTCCAAGATGTAGAAAATGATAAATGGGGCAATATAAAATCGTGTAAAATGCACGATCTCATGCATGATCTTGCAAGTCTTGTGTCTGGAACGGAAAGTGCCGTATTAAATTCAAGTGGGGAAAATGATATTGAAAAAGTTCGTCATgtatcatttaattttatggATTCACCAATGCAATTTTCGACCCCCATGCCTGATGGAAGGAAGATACACACAGTTCTAGTATTTCATTTATGGtggaatttgaataatttaaattGTGATGCATTAATTTCAAATTGTAAGTATCTACGTGCATTGGATTTGAGTAATCTACGACTACTTGTAGTGCCACGTTCAATTGGGAAATTGAAGCATTTAAGATACCTTAATCTTTCTGGAAATGGAATTGAAATTCTCCCTGATTCCATTACTAAGATGCTGAATTTGCAAACACTGATACTACGAGGTTGTGAATTGCTTAGAGAATTACCCAAGGGCATTAAAAAGTTGGTCAATCTCAGGTTTCTAGATGTTACAGGTTGCAGCCGCAAATTGACTAATATGCCCCTTGAAATCGAACACCTTACTTGTCTTGAGACGATACTACCAGCGGTTGTTGTGAGAAAGGAAGGTTCTGGGGCTAGCTGTAGTGGTTTGTATAAGAAAAAGGGGGCCAAGTCCAATGGTGGGCCAAGTCAATTAAAGGAACTACACAACTTGGGAGGgaaattaataattgaaaatcTGGGATATGGAAAGGATGACGTGTCGGAATATAAAGATGCAAATTTAAAGGAGAAACATCACCTTCAACATCTGGAATTAcatgcttatcaaaaaaaacaTCTGGAATTACATTGGGGTTGGTCGGATGGAGAATGCGAATGTGATGAAATACTGGAAGAGCTCCAGCCACATCCAAATCTTAAAGCGTTGGAATTGGTGAATTATATGGGTGTGAGAATTCCAAGTTGGGTCTCTTCTCTCACTAATCTTCTTCATTTTGTATTATATGAAAATAGGAGATTGCAGCACCTCCCACCGTTAAATCAACTCCCTTTTCTCAAGGTCGTCTCTCTTTATGAAATGGAAGCACTTGAATACATTTCAGATGAAGACAGTGTTAGTAACGTGTTGGgtgcttcctcttcttcttcttcttcaaaaacaccattCTTCCCATCCTTATCTTCTCTTACATTATATGATTGCCCAAAACTGAAGGGATGGTGGAGGaattcagatgatgatgataatgagcCACACCATCTCTTACTTCCATCATTTCCTCCTTCTCTTTCGGAATTATATATTTCCGAATGCCCTAACCTGACTTCCATGCCCCCGTTTCCATATTTGAAAGAAAGTCTGTCCTTGTGGAGCTGTAGCTGGAAGGTAATGGAGCAgacaatgaaaatgaaaatgaaaatgggaGCAGCAACCACATCAACctactttcctctctctcaattaCAGCAATTACACTTACGTCAGATGAATGATTTCGAATCTCTTCCAGAGGAGTGGCTTCGGAACCTCGTTTCTCTCCGGGAACTCTCTATACAATGGTGCGATGGATTGGTTTCTCTCCCTTGGATAGGCATCCTCACATCACTACAAACCCTTGAAATTTGGGGATGTCACAATCTGACGTCACTTCCTCAAGAGATTCGCAATCTCACCTCTTTAAAAGAGTTGAGAATTTCGCATTGTCCCCTCTTAGGGCAAAGATGTAAGAGGCAAATAGGTGAAGATTGGCCCTTCATTGCCCATGTCCCAACCGTACTAGTGGATTGGCAGAACCAGCAAGAAGAAACAATTTCTTCAG AATCTGGGTCAGATTCAGTTTGTTAA
- the LOC126723486 gene encoding putative disease resistance protein RGA4 isoform X2 — MAEGALFDLAKKVLEVVGSLALQEIKLAHGVKAELENLKSTVSTIKDVLLDAEKKAGDSVAVKCWLEKLKDVLHDADDVLDDFSTEALQHKMMAGNKMTKEVRIFFSSSNQLAFSLKMGHRIKATRKRLDVIKNEMMKFSFIKGSIEPQVKNRDRETYSFVLQEEVIGREDDKQEIIKFLLHTNVEDNVSIIPIVGIGGLGKTTLAQLIYNDENVKTHFEPKLWICVSDNFDVKQIVKQILESLKLKEESHEENLDNLQNHLREKLNGKKYFLVLDDVWNEDRDKWLLLKNLLVGGASGSRILITTRSENVAKITATNSWYSLKGLPREKAWSLFVKMAFEHGQEPTKKFSEIGNKIVEKCDGLPLAIRTIGSLLYLKTSEIEWQSFLDNELLKIGQQENKISSTLKLSYDHLPPHLKQCFAYCRLFPKDDRIDVYTLINLWAAQGFIVLVGPKQRFEDVGKKYFTELLWRSFFQDVENDKWGNIKSCKMHDLMHDLASLVSGTESAVLNSSGENDIEKVRHVSFNFMDSPMQFSTPMPDGRKIHTVLVFHLWWNLNNLNCDALISNCKYLRALDLSNLRLLVVPRSIGKLKHLRYLNLSGNGIEILPDSITKMLNLQTLILRGCELLRELPKGIKKLVNLRFLDVTGCSRKLTNMPLEIEHLTCLETILPAVVVRKEGSGASCSGLYKKKGAKSNGGPSQLKELHNLGGKLIIENLGYGKDDVSEYKDANLKEKHHLQHLELHAYQKKHLELHWGWSDGECECDEILEELQPHPNLKALELVNYMGVRIPSWVSSLTNLLHFVLYENRRLQHLPPLNQLPFLKVVSLYEMEALEYISDEDSVSNVLGASSSSSSSKTPFFPSLSSLTLYDCPKLKGWWRNSDDDDNEPHHLLLPSFPPSLSELYISECPNLTSMPPFPYLKESLSLWSCSWKVMEQTMKMKMKMGAATTSTYFPLSQLQQLHLRQMNDFESLPEEWLRNLVSLRELSIQWCDGLVSLPWIGILTSLQTLEIWGCHNLTSLPQEIRNLTSLKELRISHCPLLGQRCKRQIGEDWPFIAHVPTVLVDWQNQQEETISSEPT; from the exons atggCTGAAGGAGCTCTCTTCGACCTTGCCAAGAAAGTCCTTGAAGTGGTGGGTTCCTTAGCTCTCCAAGAGATCAAGTTGGCCCATGGTGTCAAAGCTGAGCTTGAAAATTTAAAGAGCACAGTTTCCACAATCAAAGATGTACTTCTTGATGCTGAAAAGAAGGCTGGTGATAGTGTTGCGGTCAAATGTTGGCTCGAAAAGCTTAAAGATGTCCTCCATGATGCAGATGACGTGCTGGATGATTTCTCCACTGAAGCTTTGCAACACAAAATGATGGCTGGAAATAAGATGACTAAGGAGGTAcgcattttcttttcaagttcaaacCAGCTTGCTTTTAGTCTTAAGATGGGTCATAGAATAAAGGCAACTAGGAAGAGACTAGATGtcattaaaaatgaaatgatgAAGTTCTCCTTTATAAAAGGCTCCATCGAGCCACAAGTCAAGAATAGGGATAGGGAAACTTATTCTTTTGTACTTCAAGAAGAAGTAATTGGGAGAGAGGATGATAaacaagaaattataaaatttcttttgcataCCAATGTTGAAGATAATGTTTCAATTATTCCAATAGTTGGAATTGGAGGCCTAGGGAAAACTACACTAGCTCAACTCATTTACAATGATGAAAATGTCAAAACACATTTTGAGCCGAAGTTGTGGATTTGTGTATCTGATAACTTTGATGTAAAACAAATTGTTAAACAAATTTTAGaatctttaaaattaaaagaagagaGCCATGAAGAAAACCTTGACAATTTACAAAACCACCTTCGAGAAAAacttaatggaaaaaaatactTCCTTGTCCTGGACGATGTCTGGAATGAGGACAGAGATAAATGGCTCCTCTTGAAAAATTTATTAGTAGGTGGTGCAAGCGGAAGTAGGATACTGATAACCACACGTTCCGAAAATGTAGCAAAGATAACTGCCACAAATTCGTGGTATTCTCTAAAAGGTCTACCTAGAGAAAAGGCTTGGAGTTTGTTTGTAAAAATGGCATTTGAACACGGTCAagaaccaacaaaaaaattctCAGAAATAGGAAATAAGATTGTTGAAAAGTGTGATGGATTACCTCTCGCTATAAGAACAATAGGAAGCCTATTGTATCTCAAAACTTCTGAGATTGAGTGGCAATCATTCTTAGATAATGAACTCTTAAAAATAGGTCAACAAGAAAATAAGATCTCATCAACTCTTAAGTTGAGTTATGATCATCTTCCACCACACTTGAAGCAATGTTTTGCTTATTGTCGATTGTTTCCAAAAGATGATAGGATTGACGTATACACACTTATTAATCTTTGGGCAGCACAAGGATTTATTGTTTTAGTAGGTCCAAAGCAGCGTTTTGAGGATGttggtaaaaaatattttacggaATTACTTTGGAGGTCATTTTTCCAAGATGTAGAAAATGATAAATGGGGCAATATAAAATCGTGTAAAATGCACGATCTCATGCATGATCTTGCAAGTCTTGTGTCTGGAACGGAAAGTGCCGTATTAAATTCAAGTGGGGAAAATGATATTGAAAAAGTTCGTCATgtatcatttaattttatggATTCACCAATGCAATTTTCGACCCCCATGCCTGATGGAAGGAAGATACACACAGTTCTAGTATTTCATTTATGGtggaatttgaataatttaaattGTGATGCATTAATTTCAAATTGTAAGTATCTACGTGCATTGGATTTGAGTAATCTACGACTACTTGTAGTGCCACGTTCAATTGGGAAATTGAAGCATTTAAGATACCTTAATCTTTCTGGAAATGGAATTGAAATTCTCCCTGATTCCATTACTAAGATGCTGAATTTGCAAACACTGATACTACGAGGTTGTGAATTGCTTAGAGAATTACCCAAGGGCATTAAAAAGTTGGTCAATCTCAGGTTTCTAGATGTTACAGGTTGCAGCCGCAAATTGACTAATATGCCCCTTGAAATCGAACACCTTACTTGTCTTGAGACGATACTACCAGCGGTTGTTGTGAGAAAGGAAGGTTCTGGGGCTAGCTGTAGTGGTTTGTATAAGAAAAAGGGGGCCAAGTCCAATGGTGGGCCAAGTCAATTAAAGGAACTACACAACTTGGGAGGgaaattaataattgaaaatcTGGGATATGGAAAGGATGACGTGTCGGAATATAAAGATGCAAATTTAAAGGAGAAACATCACCTTCAACATCTGGAATTAcatgcttatcaaaaaaaacaTCTGGAATTACATTGGGGTTGGTCGGATGGAGAATGCGAATGTGATGAAATACTGGAAGAGCTCCAGCCACATCCAAATCTTAAAGCGTTGGAATTGGTGAATTATATGGGTGTGAGAATTCCAAGTTGGGTCTCTTCTCTCACTAATCTTCTTCATTTTGTATTATATGAAAATAGGAGATTGCAGCACCTCCCACCGTTAAATCAACTCCCTTTTCTCAAGGTCGTCTCTCTTTATGAAATGGAAGCACTTGAATACATTTCAGATGAAGACAGTGTTAGTAACGTGTTGGgtgcttcctcttcttcttcttcttcaaaaacaccattCTTCCCATCCTTATCTTCTCTTACATTATATGATTGCCCAAAACTGAAGGGATGGTGGAGGaattcagatgatgatgataatgagcCACACCATCTCTTACTTCCATCATTTCCTCCTTCTCTTTCGGAATTATATATTTCCGAATGCCCTAACCTGACTTCCATGCCCCCGTTTCCATATTTGAAAGAAAGTCTGTCCTTGTGGAGCTGTAGCTGGAAGGTAATGGAGCAgacaatgaaaatgaaaatgaaaatgggaGCAGCAACCACATCAACctactttcctctctctcaattaCAGCAATTACACTTACGTCAGATGAATGATTTCGAATCTCTTCCAGAGGAGTGGCTTCGGAACCTCGTTTCTCTCCGGGAACTCTCTATACAATGGTGCGATGGATTGGTTTCTCTCCCTTGGATAGGCATCCTCACATCACTACAAACCCTTGAAATTTGGGGATGTCACAATCTGACGTCACTTCCTCAAGAGATTCGCAATCTCACCTCTTTAAAAGAGTTGAGAATTTCGCATTGTCCCCTCTTAGGGCAAAGATGTAAGAGGCAAATAGGTGAAGATTGGCCCTTCATTGCCCATGTCCCAACCGTACTAGTGGATTGGCAGAACCAGCAAGAAGAAACAATTTCTTCAG AACCAACTTAG